From Methanococcus maripaludis, the proteins below share one genomic window:
- a CDS encoding phosphoglycerate kinase, with the protein MFLTLDDFELEGKTVALRVDINSPIDVNTGDILDDTRIKACSDTIKSLSEKGAKVVILAHQSRPGKKDFTTLEAHAKKLSEVLNMEVTHVDGLICASAREAILAMDNGEIILLENVRLLAEEVLSDWKSWEEITPEKQAKTVMIKKLHPFFDYFVNDAFAAAHRAQPSLVGFSYYVPMLCGRVMEKELFTLTKVLKNPERPCVFALGGAKADDSIEVLKNVLEKQTADQVLTSGVVANIFLVAKGYKIGPNENVIADMGYTNQIEIAKELISKYGDKIVVPIDAALNVDGERVEKELDLNEEITYPIHDMGEKTMKLYEEILKDAKTVVANGPAGVFENKNFLKGTEELLKSTANSKGFSVIGGGHLSAAAEVVGLAGKMDHISTGGGACIEFLAGKKLPVIEMLSKSYEKHKL; encoded by the coding sequence ATGTTTTTAACTCTTGACGACTTTGAATTGGAAGGAAAAACGGTTGCATTGAGAGTTGACATTAATAGCCCTATTGATGTTAATACTGGAGATATTTTAGATGATACAAGGATTAAGGCATGTAGTGATACGATAAAAAGTCTTTCAGAAAAGGGAGCAAAGGTAGTTATTTTAGCACACCAGAGCAGACCTGGAAAAAAAGATTTCACGACCCTCGAAGCTCACGCGAAAAAACTATCCGAAGTATTAAATATGGAAGTTACACACGTAGATGGATTAATCTGCGCGTCTGCACGTGAAGCAATTCTTGCAATGGATAATGGAGAAATAATACTTCTTGAAAACGTAAGGCTTCTTGCAGAAGAAGTTTTATCTGATTGGAAGTCTTGGGAAGAAATTACTCCAGAAAAACAGGCTAAAACAGTTATGATTAAGAAATTACATCCTTTTTTCGATTATTTTGTTAACGATGCATTTGCAGCAGCTCACAGGGCTCAACCTTCTCTTGTTGGATTTTCTTACTATGTTCCAATGTTATGTGGAAGGGTTATGGAAAAAGAATTATTTACACTTACGAAAGTTCTTAAAAACCCTGAAAGACCTTGTGTATTTGCGCTTGGTGGTGCAAAAGCTGACGACAGCATCGAAGTATTAAAAAATGTGCTTGAGAAACAGACTGCAGATCAGGTTTTAACAAGTGGAGTAGTTGCAAATATCTTTTTAGTTGCAAAAGGTTACAAAATCGGCCCAAACGAAAATGTAATTGCAGATATGGGTTATACCAACCAGATAGAAATTGCAAAAGAGTTAATTTCAAAATATGGGGATAAAATTGTGGTTCCAATCGATGCAGCATTAAATGTCGATGGTGAACGGGTTGAAAAAGAACTCGACTTAAACGAAGAAATAACTTACCCTATTCACGACATGGGCGAAAAAACCATGAAACTATACGAAGAAATTTTAAAAGATGCAAAAACGGTTGTTGCAAACGGACCTGCTGGAGTTTTCGAAAATAAAAATTTCTTAAAAGGAACAGAAGAACTTTTAAAAAGCACTGCAAATTCAAAAGGCTTTTCGGTTATCGGTGGAGGACACCTCTCAGCAGCTGCCGAAGTTGTAGGGTTAGCAGGAAAAATGGACCACATCAGCACTGGTGGCGGTGCATGTATCGAATTTTTAGCTGGTAAAAAACTCCCTGTAATTGAAATGCTGTCAAAATCTTACGAAAAACATAAACTTTAA
- a CDS encoding LL-diaminopimelate aminotransferase — protein sequence MESYIQNLFAERIGGKSFGKEDVIYKFEKIKRAKQAAKLKYPDMELIDMGVGEPDEMADESVVEVLCEEAKKHENRGYSDNGVQALKDEIPIYMEKIFGVKDLDPVNEVVHSIGSKPALAYITSVFINPGDVTLMTVPGYPVTATHTKWYGGSVETLPLLEKNNFLPELDAISKEVKEKAKILYLNYPNNPTGAQATKKFYKEAVDFAFENDLIVIQDAAYSALTYGDKPLSFLSLKDAKEVGVEIHSFSKAYNMTGWRLAFVAGNELIVRGFAAVKDNYDSGQFIPIQKAGIHCLRHPEITEKTRAKYERRLSKMVKILKEAGFNAKMPGGTFYLYVKAPIGTKDGAKFANAEEFSQFMIKEKLISTVPWDDAGNFVRMAACFEAFKDGEISIEEEDRILNEVKRRLTEVEFVFE from the coding sequence ATGGAAAGTTACATTCAAAACTTGTTTGCTGAAAGAATTGGCGGCAAAAGCTTTGGAAAAGAAGATGTAATCTACAAATTCGAAAAAATTAAAAGAGCAAAACAGGCTGCGAAATTAAAGTATCCCGACATGGAATTAATCGACATGGGTGTTGGAGAACCTGATGAAATGGCTGACGAGTCCGTAGTTGAAGTTTTATGCGAAGAAGCAAAAAAACACGAAAATAGAGGATATTCTGACAACGGTGTTCAGGCATTAAAAGACGAAATCCCAATTTACATGGAAAAAATCTTTGGGGTTAAAGATTTAGATCCTGTAAACGAAGTAGTTCACTCAATCGGATCAAAACCTGCTTTAGCATACATTACATCAGTGTTTATCAATCCTGGCGATGTAACCTTAATGACAGTTCCAGGATACCCTGTTACTGCAACACACACCAAATGGTACGGCGGAAGTGTAGAAACCTTACCATTGTTGGAAAAAAATAACTTCTTGCCAGAACTCGACGCAATTTCAAAAGAAGTTAAGGAAAAAGCAAAAATTCTTTACTTAAACTACCCAAACAATCCAACTGGTGCTCAGGCTACCAAAAAATTCTACAAGGAAGCAGTAGATTTTGCATTTGAAAACGATTTAATAGTTATTCAAGATGCGGCATACTCTGCATTAACTTACGGCGACAAACCGCTTTCATTCCTCTCATTAAAAGATGCAAAAGAAGTTGGTGTTGAAATTCACAGCTTTTCAAAAGCGTACAACATGACTGGATGGAGACTTGCATTTGTTGCAGGAAACGAACTCATTGTAAGGGGCTTTGCAGCAGTTAAAGATAATTACGATAGCGGACAGTTCATTCCAATTCAAAAAGCAGGAATTCACTGTTTAAGACACCCTGAAATCACTGAAAAAACAAGGGCAAAATACGAAAGAAGACTTTCAAAAATGGTTAAAATCTTAAAAGAAGCAGGATTCAACGCAAAAATGCCTGGAGGAACATTCTACCTCTACGTGAAAGCACCAATCGGAACAAAAGACGGCGCTAAATTTGCAAACGCTGAAGAGTTCTCACAATTCATGATAAAAGAAAAACTTATTTCAACCGTGCCATGGGACGATGCAGGAAACTTCGTAAGAATGGCAGCATGCTTTGAAGCATTCAAAGACGGCGAAATTTCAATCGAAGAAGAAGACAGAATCTTAAACGAAGTTAAAAGAAGATTAACTGAAGTAGAATTTGTTTTTGAATAA
- a CDS encoding TldD/PmbA family protein produces METDLQYLIDRIMEISEKKGFEAEVFISKGKHFSSELDGENLDSIEESDDFGIGVRVIKDKKVGFAYSSKNDIDVVNKAMENLIYDSDTCFSNPEKYAHPKGMFYDDVKKLTEKELIDALFEMKDILKENKITTVSGGVSNSYGYSRIINSNGVDVEEENTYYSASIAGINNGETAYDYLTKNNIFDVKELAENVVEFLKNPNAIKTEFEGNIVLDQRALNSLLSYTLIPAFNAENVQRNRSVLKDKLECDVFGENITIEDDGTRDYSLYSAVVDGEGTKTQKTTLIENGVLKNYLYDIKRANIEGKESTGNASRGYSSLPSVGPTNIVIEPVEKQENIDEYLYINTLIGTHTANPITGDFSVEISNSYIMKKGEKTPVKKGLLSGNIFEILKTAVPLDRVEQRGKLISPPLLFNGKILV; encoded by the coding sequence ATGGAAACAGATTTACAGTATTTAATCGACAGAATTATGGAAATTTCAGAAAAAAAAGGTTTTGAAGCCGAAGTGTTTATTTCAAAAGGAAAACACTTCAGTTCAGAACTTGATGGGGAAAATTTAGATAGTATTGAAGAATCTGATGATTTCGGAATTGGAGTAAGAGTTATTAAAGATAAAAAAGTTGGATTTGCATATTCTTCTAAAAATGACATTGATGTAGTAAATAAAGCAATGGAAAACCTGATTTACGATTCCGATACATGTTTTTCAAACCCTGAAAAATACGCTCATCCAAAAGGAATGTTTTATGATGACGTCAAAAAACTGACTGAAAAAGAGTTAATCGATGCACTCTTTGAAATGAAAGATATTTTAAAAGAAAATAAAATTACAACAGTAAGCGGTGGAGTTTCAAATTCTTACGGCTATTCAAGGATTATAAACTCAAACGGAGTTGATGTTGAAGAAGAAAATACATATTACTCTGCATCAATTGCGGGAATTAATAACGGGGAAACTGCATACGACTATTTAACAAAAAACAATATTTTTGATGTTAAAGAACTTGCAGAAAATGTTGTAGAATTTTTGAAAAATCCAAATGCAATAAAAACGGAATTTGAAGGAAATATCGTGTTAGATCAAAGAGCCTTGAACTCACTTTTAAGCTACACACTTATTCCCGCATTTAACGCTGAAAACGTTCAAAGAAACAGATCAGTTTTAAAAGATAAACTGGAATGTGACGTATTTGGAGAAAACATCACAATTGAAGACGATGGAACAAGAGATTATTCGCTTTATTCTGCAGTTGTAGATGGTGAAGGAACCAAAACTCAAAAAACAACACTTATTGAAAACGGTGTTTTGAAAAACTACCTGTATGATATCAAAAGAGCAAATATTGAAGGAAAAGAGTCTACTGGAAATGCGAGCAGAGGATATTCAAGCCTTCCTTCAGTTGGGCCGACAAATATCGTAATTGAGCCTGTTGAAAAACAGGAAAACATTGATGAATATCTCTACATCAACACACTAATTGGAACGCATACTGCAAACCCGATTACAGGGGACTTTTCAGTTGAAATCAGCAACAGCTACATCATGAAAAAAGGCGAAAAAACACCTGTCAAAAAAGGACTTCTTTCTGGAAATATCTTTGAAATCTTAAAAACTGCAGTTCCCCTTGATAGAGTTGAACAAAGAGGAAAATTAATTTCACCACCACTTTTATTCAACGGAAAAATCCTTGTTTAA
- a CDS encoding preprotein translocase subunit SecD encodes MKLLKDHKVVILLVCVLASLLLIAFKGISFGVDLSGGSTIVLQTESELSESEMTTVNEILTSRLNTNGLSDVRIYPRGSDEIVIEIPESADLERIQKILTQQGVFTAVIDNQTAYTGQDVSYVEEPGMTASGYGVGFKLTLDGAQKFADVAYGKGGYPVELYMDEKAISAPLLSADLADGNIHQNQVITVAGSNPTEEDIDEAWVIYTALKSGSLPVKVHIEYISSVSPTLGSEFIKGSVIAGIFAFIAVAAVISFRYKNPKIVLPILITGFSEVLLILGFASLINWKLDLASIAGIIAAVGTGVDHQIVITDETISGEAKKVTKSIKRAFFIIFGAAATTIAAMLPLFVMGIGMLKGFAITTIAGVLMGISISRPAFSRIIQYVLKH; translated from the coding sequence ATGAAATTGCTAAAAGATCATAAAGTAGTAATTCTTTTAGTATGTGTTTTGGCCTCCTTGCTTCTTATCGCATTTAAAGGAATTTCCTTTGGTGTAGATTTAAGTGGTGGTTCTACAATAGTCTTACAGACTGAAAGTGAGCTTTCAGAATCTGAAATGACAACTGTAAATGAAATATTAACAAGCAGGCTCAATACAAACGGTCTTAGTGACGTCAGGATTTACCCAAGGGGTAGTGATGAGATAGTTATTGAGATACCGGAAAGTGCAGATTTAGAACGGATACAAAAGATTTTAACACAACAAGGGGTATTTACTGCGGTAATTGATAATCAAACAGCATATACTGGACAGGATGTATCATATGTTGAAGAACCTGGAATGACCGCTTCAGGTTACGGGGTAGGATTTAAATTAACTCTTGACGGGGCACAAAAATTTGCAGATGTAGCTTATGGAAAAGGCGGATATCCTGTAGAACTCTACATGGATGAAAAAGCAATAAGTGCTCCACTACTTTCAGCAGATCTTGCTGATGGAAATATACACCAAAATCAGGTAATCACGGTTGCAGGATCTAACCCAACTGAAGAGGATATTGACGAAGCTTGGGTTATTTATACTGCTTTAAAATCAGGTTCACTTCCTGTAAAAGTACATATCGAATATATCAGTTCTGTTTCACCGACACTCGGTTCAGAATTTATAAAAGGATCAGTAATTGCAGGAATATTTGCATTTATTGCTGTTGCAGCAGTTATTTCATTTAGGTACAAAAATCCAAAAATAGTTCTTCCAATTTTAATAACTGGATTTTCAGAAGTTCTGTTAATTTTGGGTTTTGCATCACTCATTAACTGGAAACTTGACCTCGCATCAATTGCAGGTATTATTGCAGCAGTAGGAACTGGTGTGGACCACCAGATAGTTATCACCGATGAAACGATTTCTGGTGAAGCTAAAAAAGTAACCAAAAGCATTAAAAGGGCATTCTTCATTATATTTGGTGCAGCGGCTACAACAATTGCAGCAATGCTTCCACTGTTTGTGATGGGTATTGGAATGCTTAAGGGATTTGCTATAACTACAATTGCAGGTGTTTTAATGGGAATTTCAATTTCAAGGCCTGCATTTTCAAGGATCATACAATATGTATTAAAACATTAA
- a CDS encoding adenylate kinase family protein — protein MIIAITGTPGVGKSTVSKLLFEKLQLKGKDIACINITEIVSKEGFYLEKDVEMDSYVVDFDKLNEYIRSIKTEDIILDGHVSHYLNPDYIVVLRANPLLIKNRLESRKYLPKKVKENVEAELLDVCLIESIEKNDESKIFEIDCSEKGPENIVNEILMFLDSKNPEYGNVSWLEDYFYLIE, from the coding sequence ATAATAATAGCAATCACGGGAACTCCCGGAGTTGGAAAGTCTACTGTATCAAAACTCCTCTTTGAAAAATTACAATTAAAGGGTAAAGATATCGCTTGCATAAACATTACTGAAATAGTTTCGAAAGAAGGATTTTATCTGGAAAAAGATGTTGAAATGGATTCTTATGTTGTTGATTTCGATAAATTAAATGAATATATCCGTTCAATTAAAACAGAAGATATAATACTGGATGGGCACGTCAGCCACTATTTAAATCCTGATTACATTGTTGTACTTCGAGCAAATCCATTGTTAATTAAAAACCGGCTGGAATCTCGAAAATATCTTCCAAAAAAAGTAAAGGAAAATGTTGAAGCAGAACTTTTAGATGTCTGCTTAATAGAATCTATTGAAAAAAACGACGAATCAAAGATTTTTGAAATAGACTGCAGTGAAAAAGGTCCAGAAAATATAGTAAATGAAATATTAATGTTTTTAGACTCAAAAAATCCAGAATATGGAAATGTAAGCTGGCTTGAAGATTACTTCTATCTTATTGAATAA
- the rnc gene encoding ribonuclease III codes for MKNFEKLLSKLDIQFNDLNIFKRAFMHSSYINEQKNTNLENNERLEYLGDAVLDLIISEYLFKKENLSEGEMSKLRAKYVCESALFTYAKKLKFNNYILLGKGELNSEGYNKPAIVSDVFEAFIAAIYLDQGLDSVKKFVYNHIIPIIEKSSKEFFIDYKTKLQEIPGLSNKTIKYVNLEETGEAHDKKFVVTVKSDRNILGKGIGKSKKEAEMKAAKNALLKLEKNKN; via the coding sequence ATGAAAAATTTTGAAAAACTGCTTTCGAAACTTGATATACAATTTAATGACTTAAATATATTTAAACGAGCATTTATGCATTCTTCATACATAAATGAACAGAAAAATACTAATTTAGAAAATAATGAACGATTGGAATATTTAGGGGATGCTGTTTTGGACTTAATAATTAGTGAATACTTGTTTAAAAAAGAAAATTTATCCGAAGGGGAAATGTCAAAATTGCGGGCAAAATACGTCTGTGAAAGTGCACTTTTTACTTACGCTAAAAAACTTAAATTTAACAATTATATACTTTTAGGAAAAGGGGAATTAAATTCTGAAGGATACAATAAACCAGCAATTGTTTCAGACGTTTTTGAAGCATTTATCGCCGCGATATATTTAGATCAGGGTTTAGATTCAGTTAAAAAGTTTGTATATAATCACATAATTCCAATTATTGAAAAAAGTTCAAAAGAATTTTTTATTGATTATAAAACTAAATTGCAGGAAATTCCAGGATTATCCAATAAAACTATCAAATATGTAAATTTAGAAGAAACTGGAGAGGCCCACGATAAAAAATTTGTTGTAACAGTGAAATCGGACCGAAATATACTTGGAAAGGGAATTGGAAAAAGTAAAAAGGAAGCTGAAATGAAAGCTGCCAAAAATGCACTTTTAAAACTTGAAAAAAATAAAAATTAA
- a CDS encoding protein translocase subunit SecF, whose protein sequence is MNINYKVLTIIPIILALLSLTLVSVNGLKESIDVSGGTEISILAPANTDLSVLKEQLPDSEVKISESSIGTFVVIKSGLETDVDSVRAVVKGFFNVQDLSELSYTEKQIGSVLSSKFWEEGMKAVGFAFIFMAIVVYAIFRTPVPSAAVILAAASDMAIALGGMSLFNIPISTATIAALLMLVGYSVDTDIMLTTRVLKRRSGTLDERIAGAMKTGITMSLTTIFAMAVLYLVVTFVVPAADVLANIAAVLLIGLIGDLMLTWMTNAGILKYYVSEYKKGK, encoded by the coding sequence ATGAATATCAACTATAAAGTGTTAACAATTATCCCAATAATTTTAGCACTACTATCTTTGACCCTTGTATCAGTAAACGGGCTCAAAGAAAGCATTGACGTAAGTGGGGGAACTGAAATAAGTATCCTTGCACCAGCGAACACGGATTTAAGTGTTTTGAAAGAACAACTACCCGATTCAGAAGTCAAAATATCAGAGTCTTCAATCGGAACATTTGTAGTAATTAAATCTGGCCTTGAAACTGATGTAGATTCAGTAAGGGCTGTAGTAAAAGGGTTTTTTAATGTCCAAGACCTTTCAGAATTAAGCTACACTGAAAAACAAATTGGTTCAGTTTTAAGTAGTAAATTCTGGGAAGAAGGAATGAAAGCAGTAGGATTTGCGTTTATATTTATGGCAATTGTTGTTTACGCGATATTTAGAACACCTGTTCCAAGTGCGGCAGTTATTCTTGCAGCTGCATCAGACATGGCAATTGCACTAGGGGGAATGAGTTTATTCAATATTCCAATATCGACTGCAACAATTGCGGCACTTTTGATGCTTGTTGGATACAGTGTTGACACAGACATCATGCTTACAACAAGGGTATTGAAAAGAAGATCAGGAACTCTTGATGAAAGAATTGCTGGAGCAATGAAAACAGGAATAACAATGTCTTTAACGACAATTTTTGCAATGGCAGTACTCTACCTTGTAGTTACATTCGTAGTTCCTGCAGCAGATGTACTTGCAAATATCGCAGCAGTACTTCTTATCGGATTAATTGGTGACTTAATGCTTACCTGGATGACAAATGCAGGAATTTTAAAGTACTACGTTAGCGAATACAAAAAAGGGAAGTAA
- a CDS encoding class I SAM-dependent methyltransferase produces MNKLKSDEVKAFYENWDVSKYPNYLKLLMEFEENLIFKIISEDDFFKSLSKSHKNTKILDCGCGFGSFYNLTKDFDTVYLDFSLNLLKKFKIEKNKICANIENLPFKNGIFDLILCINVLEHVNFEKAVFEVKRVLKTNGRAYFIVVNADSIINDEIFVDWKIPHNLISKSDFIDNESPDFKIEYIKSFYFLHPFFKLFPKLILKRIIDLFFKNDEKISKVLKFKGQFLICKMVKK; encoded by the coding sequence ATGAATAAATTAAAATCAGACGAAGTAAAAGCTTTTTATGAAAATTGGGACGTTTCAAAGTATCCTAATTACTTAAAACTTTTAATGGAGTTTGAAGAAAACCTTATTTTTAAGATAATTTCAGAAGATGACTTTTTTAAATCTTTATCCAAATCCCACAAAAATACTAAAATACTCGATTGCGGTTGCGGTTTTGGTTCATTTTACAACTTAACAAAAGATTTTGATACGGTTTACCTTGATTTTTCGCTGAATCTTTTAAAAAAATTTAAAATTGAAAAAAATAAAATCTGTGCAAATATTGAAAATTTACCATTTAAGAATGGTATTTTTGATTTAATCTTGTGCATCAATGTTTTAGAGCATGTTAATTTTGAAAAAGCAGTTTTTGAAGTAAAACGTGTTTTAAAAACAAATGGAAGAGCTTATTTTATTGTAGTAAATGCCGATTCAATAATCAATGATGAAATATTTGTTGACTGGAAAATACCTCATAATTTAATTTCAAAATCCGATTTTATTGATAATGAATCCCCTGATTTCAAAATAGAGTATATAAAATCATTTTATTTTTTACATCCATTCTTTAAGCTGTTTCCAAAACTTATTTTAAAAAGAATAATAGATTTATTTTTTAAAAATGACGAAAAGATTTCAAAGGTTTTGAAATTTAAAGGACAGTTTTTAATTTGCAAAATGGTGAAAAAATGA
- a CDS encoding tripartite tricarboxylate transporter permease has translation MINNLFFLIFGTFTGTITGLIPGIHPNTLIPISIILYPYFGSSNYFSFLIGLLISHYFLNYIPSAFIGVPDDESAVAAVPMHNLTILGRGYEAVVLAGFGAFFGIICSIFLFLIISRINIDFQSFYSYLKPFLPYILMLFLLISVIFSKNRVWTTLIILFSGILGIIVFYKNPSFDYSLTVIFTGMFGIPLLFENLTKKELKSQFISFPELKLSYLKSAVFGTFGGFLRIFIPATGGAQINYFLSKLIKEENIENFIISQGSITLSNELFSILALMMIGTGRSGISEAIRTLKIEYTQSELFSSVLIATGISFLSLTVISKYFLQNINKFDYGLISKVLIVFCTILVLILSFKAYLIYHVVIYLISISIGVLCVKNRVNLSNMMGVLIFPTILYFLKI, from the coding sequence ATGATTAATAATTTATTCTTTTTAATTTTTGGAACATTTACTGGCACAATTACAGGATTAATCCCTGGAATTCATCCAAATACGCTTATTCCCATTTCTATAATTTTATATCCTTATTTTGGAAGCAGTAATTATTTTAGTTTTTTAATCGGGCTTTTAATTTCACACTATTTTTTAAATTACATTCCTTCCGCATTTATCGGGGTTCCTGACGACGAATCTGCAGTAGCAGCGGTTCCAATGCACAATTTAACGATTTTGGGAAGGGGCTACGAAGCAGTAGTTCTGGCAGGTTTTGGAGCATTTTTTGGAATAATCTGTTCAATATTCCTATTTTTGATAATTTCCAGAATAAATATTGATTTTCAAAGTTTTTATTCATATTTAAAACCATTTCTTCCATATATTTTGATGTTATTTCTTTTAATTTCAGTTATTTTTTCAAAAAATCGGGTCTGGACTACTTTAATAATTTTATTTTCAGGAATTTTGGGAATTATTGTATTTTATAAAAATCCCAGTTTTGATTATTCTTTAACCGTGATATTTACAGGAATGTTTGGAATTCCGCTTTTATTTGAAAATTTAACTAAAAAAGAACTCAAAAGCCAGTTTATCAGTTTTCCTGAACTAAAATTGTCGTATCTAAAATCTGCAGTTTTTGGAACTTTTGGCGGATTTTTAAGGATATTTATTCCGGCAACCGGTGGCGCACAGATTAATTATTTTTTAAGTAAATTGATAAAAGAAGAAAATATCGAAAATTTTATAATTTCACAAGGTTCAATAACTCTTTCAAACGAGCTTTTTTCCATTTTGGCACTCATGATGATTGGAACTGGAAGAAGCGGAATTTCAGAAGCTATAAGAACTTTAAAAATAGAATACACTCAGTCAGAACTTTTTTCAAGCGTACTTATTGCAACAGGTATTTCTTTTCTGAGTTTAACCGTGATTTCAAAATATTTCTTACAAAACATTAATAAATTTGATTACGGGCTAATTTCAAAAGTTTTGATAGTTTTTTGCACGATTTTAGTTTTAATTCTTTCTTTTAAAGCTTATTTGATTTATCACGTTGTAATATATTTAATATCAATCTCAATCGGAGTTTTATGTGTTAAAAACAGGGTAAATCTATCAAACATGATGGGTGTATTAATATTCCCAACAATTCTTTATTTTTTAAAAATTTAA
- the pheA gene encoding prephenate dehydratase, with amino-acid sequence MICCLGPRGSYSEKAAVTFSKAINDSEIQFEDSIYNVFKAVETNPEFFGVVPSENSIGGSVSITQDLLLEFPVKILGEVDISINHCLIGYDIKKVTEVLAHPQALAQCGHYITKNNWNIMPVDSNAKAAKIVSEKKDEKLAAICGVENAEIYELNVLDENIQDYKNNTTRFFLICNKKKDFKTDLKPNKVSLVIEINKNMPGAFYEVLGVFKYRNVNLTRIESRPSKKEIGNYVFYIDYEYYDDNSALLRDLRFWALNVIELGNYFVV; translated from the coding sequence ATGATCTGCTGTCTTGGGCCAAGGGGAAGTTACAGCGAAAAAGCTGCTGTTACATTTTCAAAAGCGATAAATGATAGTGAAATCCAGTTCGAAGATTCAATTTATAATGTTTTCAAGGCAGTTGAAACCAATCCTGAATTTTTTGGGGTAGTTCCATCTGAAAATTCAATTGGCGGTTCAGTATCGATTACACAAGACCTTCTTTTGGAATTTCCCGTAAAAATTCTCGGTGAAGTGGATATTTCGATAAACCACTGTTTAATTGGCTACGATATCAAAAAAGTAACCGAAGTTTTAGCTCATCCTCAGGCACTAGCACAGTGTGGACATTACATTACAAAAAATAACTGGAATATAATGCCTGTTGACAGCAACGCAAAAGCTGCAAAAATTGTTTCAGAGAAAAAAGACGAGAAACTTGCAGCAATCTGCGGTGTTGAAAATGCAGAAATTTATGAATTAAACGTCCTTGATGAAAACATTCAAGATTACAAAAATAATACAACAAGATTTTTTTTAATCTGCAATAAAAAAAAGGATTTTAAAACTGATTTAAAACCAAATAAGGTATCCCTTGTAATTGAAATAAATAAAAACATGCCTGGAGCATTTTATGAAGTTTTGGGCGTATTTAAATATCGAAATGTTAATTTAACAAGAATTGAATCAAGACCTTCTAAAAAAGAAATTGGAAATTATGTATTTTACATAGATTACGAATATTATGATGACAATTCTGCGCTACTTAGAGATCTTCGGTTTTGGGCATTAAATGTAATCGAACTTGGAAATTATTTTGTGGTATAA
- a CDS encoding methanogenesis marker 2 protein: protein MDLSKLADELRNFEGVTRKKEIKNVVNNFNFQEDYDFDIVVDFGDDAAIIGIDDENAVLLAADGIWGKLLEADPFWAGYCAVLVNANDIAAMGGRSIGMTNIIGIKDCDKGKDLLKGLKEGVSKFGIPVLGGHTHPDAQCNVLDISITGIVKRDHVLRSDAAKTGDKIVFAYDLDGKIHEKFNLNWDTTSMKSKKYVRDQLKVLEIIGEEHLANSCKDISNPGGLGTLGMLLEVSKKGAMVDVSKIPVPEDISLNHWLKMYPGSGFVFTAPENKTKELIEKLEFAGIESAVCGEVKNDKKFMITDGTEKTMFFDFDTEYICGC, encoded by the coding sequence ATGGATTTAAGCAAGCTCGCTGATGAACTCAGAAACTTTGAAGGCGTTACAAGAAAAAAAGAAATCAAAAATGTTGTTAATAATTTTAATTTTCAGGAAGATTATGACTTTGATATTGTTGTAGATTTTGGGGATGATGCAGCAATAATTGGAATCGACGACGAAAATGCAGTTTTACTCGCGGCAGATGGAATCTGGGGAAAATTACTTGAAGCAGACCCATTTTGGGCAGGATACTGCGCAGTTTTAGTAAATGCAAATGATATTGCCGCAATGGGCGGGAGATCTATTGGAATGACAAATATTATAGGTATAAAAGACTGCGATAAAGGAAAAGATCTGTTAAAGGGCCTTAAAGAAGGGGTCAGTAAATTTGGAATACCTGTCCTCGGAGGCCACACGCACCCTGATGCACAGTGCAATGTTTTAGATATTTCAATTACAGGAATTGTAAAACGAGACCATGTTTTAAGGAGCGATGCTGCAAAAACTGGTGACAAAATCGTCTTCGCATATGATTTGGATGGAAAAATCCATGAAAAATTTAATTTAAACTGGGATACTACTTCAATGAAATCTAAAAAATACGTTAGAGACCAGTTAAAAGTTCTCGAAATAATCGGTGAAGAACACCTTGCAAACTCATGTAAGGATATAAGTAATCCGGGCGGACTTGGGACTTTAGGAATGCTTTTAGAAGTTTCAAAAAAAGGTGCAATGGTGGATGTAAGTAAAATCCCTGTTCCAGAAGATATTTCATTAAACCACTGGCTTAAAATGTATCCTGGAAGCGGTTTTGTATTTACCGCGCCTGAAAACAAAACAAAAGAATTAATCGAAAAACTTGAATTTGCAGGAATCGAATCTGCAGTCTGCGGTGAAGTTAAAAATGATAAAAAATTCATGATAACTGACGGGACCGAAAAAACAATGTTTTTTGACTTTGATACAGAATACATCTGCGGCTGTTAA